Proteins from a single region of Metallibacterium scheffleri:
- a CDS encoding MFS transporter produces the protein MSNAHAAHADRRTILFILCLAVLIAQVDTSVVNLAVHAIGVGLHAPLPALQWVLDGYNLSYAALLMTGGTLADLLGRRRVLQVGAAVFVLGSLLAGLAPNIAALIAGRVLAGIGAALLLPASLALIRVIWADPHERAHAIGVWAGANGAALAIGPTLGGWLIQTAGWRSVFLLIVPIGLAVLLWAPRAIPESRDAQGRRVDLPGQLFGGLALAALAVAAIVQRLLWPAVVVALLAALLFVRVERRAGAGAMIPLPLLRNARLAAVNGVAAAMTFGMYGVLFLLPLNWLRANVLDATGAGLALLPMSLAFVALSHRSGPWSKRFGTRRLMAGGMALIGAGIAVLACSHAGQRLWLAEAGLLLTGVGMALNTGPVLASAVAAVEPARAGTASAMVNTARMIGATLGVGVLGSVFAAGSNVGAGFAAAMALGAAVVFAGVLLAMSADA, from the coding sequence ATGTCTAATGCCCATGCAGCGCACGCCGATCGCCGCACCATCCTGTTCATCCTGTGCCTAGCCGTGCTCATCGCGCAGGTCGATACCTCGGTGGTCAATCTCGCGGTGCATGCCATCGGCGTCGGCCTGCACGCGCCGCTGCCGGCGCTGCAATGGGTGCTGGATGGCTACAACCTGAGCTATGCCGCGCTGCTGATGACCGGCGGCACCCTGGCCGATCTGCTCGGGCGGCGGCGCGTGCTGCAGGTGGGCGCGGCGGTGTTCGTGCTGGGTTCCTTGCTCGCCGGGCTGGCGCCCAATATCGCCGCACTGATTGCCGGGCGCGTGTTGGCGGGCATCGGCGCGGCCTTGCTGCTGCCCGCCAGTCTGGCGCTGATTCGCGTCATCTGGGCCGACCCGCACGAGCGCGCCCACGCCATCGGCGTGTGGGCCGGCGCCAACGGCGCGGCGCTGGCCATCGGTCCGACGCTGGGCGGCTGGCTGATCCAGACCGCGGGCTGGCGCAGCGTGTTTCTGCTCATCGTGCCCATCGGCCTCGCGGTGCTGCTGTGGGCGCCGCGCGCCATCCCGGAATCGCGTGATGCGCAGGGGCGGCGCGTCGATCTGCCGGGGCAGTTGTTCGGCGGCCTCGCGCTGGCCGCACTGGCGGTGGCCGCCATCGTGCAGCGCCTGCTGTGGCCCGCCGTGGTGGTGGCGCTGCTGGCCGCGCTGCTGTTCGTGCGCGTCGAACGGCGTGCGGGCGCGGGGGCGATGATTCCGCTGCCGCTGCTGCGCAACGCGCGGCTGGCCGCGGTGAACGGCGTGGCCGCGGCGATGACCTTCGGCATGTACGGCGTGCTGTTCCTGCTGCCGCTGAACTGGTTGCGCGCGAACGTGCTCGACGCCACCGGCGCGGGACTGGCGCTGCTGCCGATGTCGCTGGCCTTCGTCGCGCTGTCGCATCGCTCCGGCCCGTGGAGCAAGCGCTTCGGCACGCGGCGGCTGATGGCGGGCGGCATGGCGCTGATCGGCGCGGGCATCGCCGTGCTGGCGTGTTCGCACGCGGGGCAACGCCTGTGGCTGGCCGAAGCTGGCCTGTTGCTCACCGGCGTGGGCATGGCGCTGAACACCGGCCCGGTGCTGGCCAGCGCCGTGGCGGCGGTGGAGCCCGCCCGCGCCGGCACCGCTTCGGCCATGGTCAACACCGCGCGCATGATCGGCGCCACGCTGGGCGTCGGCGTGCTGGGCAGCGTGTTCGCGGCGGGCAGCAACGTGGGCGCGGGGTTCGCTGCGGCGATGGCGCTCGGCGCGGCAGTAGTGTTCGCGGGCGTGCTGCTGGCCATGTCGGCAGATGCCTGA
- a CDS encoding FMN-dependent NADH-azoreductase, whose amino-acid sequence MKTLLHVSASPRHAASHSRKAAAAAIAHLQLHHPALQVIERDLGMEPLPHPDAAFVQASLLPDAQRDAAQRVVLRLSDRLIAELSSADAIVLSTPMHNFTLPSVLKAWIDHVVRPRQTFRLDANGKTGLLRDRPVRVVLASGGSLGAEPGGQVDFVTPYLRYVFEVIGLRDFKAVSLENCNRRTSVSALPTITSSWLDIDCRADHCAPIG is encoded by the coding sequence ATGAAAACCTTGTTGCATGTCTCGGCAAGCCCACGGCACGCGGCCTCGCACAGTAGAAAGGCAGCGGCGGCGGCGATTGCGCACCTGCAGTTACACCATCCGGCCTTGCAGGTGATCGAACGGGATCTTGGGATGGAACCCTTGCCACACCCCGATGCGGCGTTCGTCCAAGCGAGTCTGCTGCCGGATGCGCAACGCGATGCTGCACAGCGTGTCGTGCTGCGACTTTCGGATCGGTTGATTGCTGAACTGTCCAGCGCCGATGCGATCGTGTTGTCCACGCCGATGCACAACTTCACGCTGCCCTCGGTACTGAAAGCCTGGATCGACCATGTCGTGCGTCCTCGACAAACCTTTCGGCTAGATGCAAACGGGAAAACGGGCCTGTTGCGCGACCGACCGGTGCGCGTCGTGCTGGCCAGCGGAGGCAGCCTCGGTGCCGAACCGGGGGGACAGGTCGACTTTGTCACTCCCTATTTGCGCTACGTGTTTGAGGTGATCGGCCTGCGGGATTTCAAGGCGGTTTCGCTGGAGAACTGCAATCGACGCACGTCGGTTAGTGCGCTGCCAACTATCACATCGAGTTGGTTGGATATTGATTGCCGCGCTGACCATTGCGCTCCCATCGGATAG
- a CDS encoding GNAT family N-acetyltransferase, whose protein sequence is MMTFTPDIQMVEEEAHARRCHPLMVQLRPHLTSEDEFVSRWHRQSLDGYRLLALHAGSNVLALAGYRVQENLVSGRHMYVDDLVTDACLRGSGHGAELMTRLKQDARLLGCTKLLLDTPLSNALGQRFYFRQGLLATALRFSLPIAAEVSLVS, encoded by the coding sequence ATGATGACTTTTACCCCTGACATTCAGATGGTCGAAGAGGAAGCGCATGCACGGCGGTGCCATCCCTTGATGGTGCAGTTGCGTCCACATCTGACATCGGAGGATGAATTCGTCAGCCGTTGGCACCGACAGTCCCTGGACGGTTATCGATTGCTCGCGCTGCACGCGGGTTCAAACGTCTTAGCGTTGGCAGGCTATCGGGTTCAGGAGAATCTGGTGTCCGGCCGCCATATGTATGTGGACGATCTGGTAACCGATGCCTGCTTGCGCGGCTCCGGTCATGGTGCCGAATTGATGACACGCCTCAAGCAAGACGCGCGCCTGTTGGGCTGTACCAAGCTGCTGCTGGATACCCCGCTATCGAACGCACTCGGTCAGCGCTTCTATTTTCGCCAAGGGCTGCTCGCCACGGCGTTGCGCTTCAGTCTGCCGATCGCCGCCGAAGTGTCATTGGTAAGCTGA
- a CDS encoding carboxymuconolactone decarboxylase family protein encodes MNHHASTPRISWDTFECSIPAAPAALRALGKAVDDSGLDKCLTELIKLRVSQINGCAYCIQYHLNQARRQGVPDHQLDLVAAWRDAGAFTVRECAALAWAEALTGMAGSHVPDSAYDGLQSLFQEVEIVALTTAIATINAWNRIAGTLRFTPPIPSQAHASGSAA; translated from the coding sequence GTGAACCACCATGCATCAACGCCGCGCATCTCTTGGGATACCTTCGAGTGCAGTATTCCGGCTGCACCTGCTGCACTGCGCGCACTCGGCAAAGCCGTGGACGACAGCGGGCTCGACAAGTGCTTGACCGAACTGATCAAGCTGCGCGTCTCGCAGATCAACGGTTGCGCCTATTGCATCCAGTACCACTTGAATCAGGCGCGTCGTCAGGGCGTGCCGGACCATCAGCTGGACTTGGTCGCCGCCTGGCGCGATGCCGGGGCTTTCACGGTGCGCGAATGCGCCGCCTTGGCCTGGGCCGAAGCGTTGACCGGAATGGCCGGATCGCATGTTCCAGATTCCGCTTACGACGGTCTGCAATCTCTGTTCCAAGAAGTCGAAATCGTCGCCTTGACCACTGCGATAGCGACGATCAACGCGTGGAACCGCATCGCGGGCACGCTGCGCTTCACGCCGCCAATTCCGAGTCAGGCACACGCAAGCGGGAGCGCGGCATGA
- a CDS encoding MarR family winged helix-turn-helix transcriptional regulator → MRGVDAWWFTVGFLSGRSNIKARTLYSNSNIMGKTQHPTSVPAVGEGKRGEQGHIGYLLRQAQTAHRQHMEQALADSALTLPQFMVLTMLMAYPGASGADLARVSLLTPQTVSVIVTNLERSGAIERHAHAVHGRIQHIAVTASGKQQLAACRSKVKLVKDELLSGLSAAEEKIIRRWLVRIADTQ, encoded by the coding sequence ATGCGCGGCGTTGATGCATGGTGGTTCACGGTTGGGTTCCTGTCTGGTCGGAGTAATATCAAAGCACGAACACTATATTCGAATTCGAACATTATGGGAAAAACTCAGCACCCCACGTCGGTTCCCGCTGTCGGCGAAGGCAAGCGCGGCGAGCAGGGGCACATCGGCTACCTGCTGCGACAGGCGCAGACGGCGCATCGGCAACATATGGAGCAGGCGCTGGCCGATAGCGCACTAACGCTGCCGCAGTTCATGGTGCTGACCATGCTCATGGCGTACCCGGGAGCGTCGGGGGCCGATCTGGCGCGTGTGTCCTTACTGACGCCACAGACGGTGAGCGTGATCGTCACCAATCTGGAGCGCAGCGGAGCTATCGAACGCCACGCCCACGCGGTGCACGGGCGCATTCAGCACATCGCTGTCACAGCATCAGGCAAGCAACAGCTGGCCGCCTGCCGCAGCAAGGTCAAGCTCGTCAAGGACGAGCTGTTGTCGGGCCTCTCAGCCGCAGAGGAAAAGATCATTCGCCGTTGGTTGGTGCGCATCGCTGACACCCAATAA
- a CDS encoding ArsR/SmtB family transcription factor: protein MTHDIDIARIAALVGEPARAAMLLALGDGRALPAGELAACAGVSAATASGHLAAMREAGLLDAKQQGRHRYYRLASAQVAALLESLMLVAAQNPARVSSHVDPLLQAGRTCYSHLAGRLGVSICDGLLARGALHIEDDLAHFTPRGLALLDDFGLDTRALRRQPVSKTCIDWSERRHHLSGPVGVAWYRRCVELGWVRHHLDSRAVSVTKAGAKGLAASFGSAFTATI, encoded by the coding sequence ATGACCCACGACATCGACATCGCCCGCATCGCCGCGTTGGTGGGCGAACCCGCGCGCGCGGCCATGCTGCTGGCACTGGGCGATGGCCGGGCGCTGCCTGCGGGCGAACTGGCGGCCTGCGCCGGGGTGAGCGCGGCCACCGCCAGCGGGCATCTGGCCGCGATGCGCGAGGCGGGGCTGCTGGACGCGAAGCAGCAGGGGCGCCACCGCTACTACCGGCTGGCGTCGGCGCAGGTCGCCGCGTTGCTGGAATCGCTGATGCTGGTGGCGGCGCAAAACCCGGCGCGGGTGTCATCACACGTCGATCCGCTGTTGCAAGCCGGGCGCACCTGCTACAGCCATCTTGCTGGGCGGCTGGGGGTATCGATCTGTGACGGGTTGTTGGCGCGCGGAGCGCTGCACATCGAAGACGACCTGGCGCATTTCACGCCACGCGGCCTGGCCCTGCTCGATGACTTCGGCCTCGACACGCGCGCCCTGCGCCGCCAGCCGGTGAGCAAGACCTGCATCGACTGGAGCGAGCGCCGCCATCATCTGAGCGGCCCCGTCGGCGTGGCTTGGTACCGCCGCTGCGTGGAACTGGGCTGGGTGCGGCATCACCTTGACAGCCGCGCGGTCAGCGTCACCAAGGCCGGGGCCAAGGGGCTCGCGGCATCCTTCGGATCGGCGTTCACAGCGACTATCTGA
- a CDS encoding NADPH-dependent FMN reductase, which translates to MRVLALSGSLRAASIHSALLRAAVRLAPAGMELRPWSGIGDPTLFNPDHEPHEPERVAALHAEVAVADALLALQSA; encoded by the coding sequence ATGAGAGTTCTTGCGCTTTCCGGCAGCCTGCGCGCCGCATCGATCCATTCCGCGCTGCTACGTGCCGCGGTGCGGCTGGCTCCGGCTGGCATGGAGCTGCGGCCGTGGTCCGGCATCGGTGATCCGACGTTGTTCAATCCCGACCATGAGCCGCATGAGCCGGAACGCGTTGCCGCACTGCATGCCGAGGTTGCAGTAGCCGACGCGCTGCTGGCTTTGCAGTCGGCCTAG
- the hemB gene encoding porphobilinogen synthase: MSYPATRLRRMRHDAFSRTLMRETVLTPGDLIMVAFVCEGSDRSEPVASMPGVARLSIDRLETLAAECVAAGIPALALFPAPGDGVKSEDAREAWNPEGLMQRAIRVLKRAHPELGLIGDVALDPYTTHGQDGLIDEHGYVMNEPTIVALTRQALAQAAAGIDFVAPSDMMDGRIGAIRAALEQAGHIHTRILAYSAKYASSFYGPFRDAVGSAGHLGKGGKHTYQMDIGNSDEALREVELDIAEGADAVMVKPGLPYLDVLYRVKQRFGMPTFVYQVSGEYAMLKAAAQHGWLDEKAVVLETLTAFKRAGADAILSYYALDAARWLRAG, from the coding sequence ATGAGTTATCCCGCCACGCGCCTGCGGCGCATGCGCCACGACGCGTTCTCGCGCACGCTGATGCGCGAGACCGTGCTCACGCCCGGCGACCTGATCATGGTCGCCTTCGTCTGCGAAGGCAGCGATCGCAGCGAGCCGGTGGCCTCGATGCCGGGCGTCGCGCGGCTGTCGATCGACCGCCTCGAAACCCTCGCTGCCGAGTGCGTGGCGGCCGGCATTCCGGCGCTGGCGCTGTTTCCGGCGCCGGGTGATGGTGTCAAGAGCGAGGATGCGCGCGAGGCCTGGAATCCCGAGGGTCTGATGCAGCGCGCGATCCGCGTGCTCAAGCGGGCGCATCCCGAACTGGGCCTGATCGGCGACGTCGCGCTCGATCCCTACACCACGCACGGTCAGGACGGCCTGATCGACGAACACGGCTACGTGATGAACGAGCCGACCATCGTCGCGCTCACCCGTCAGGCGCTGGCGCAGGCCGCGGCCGGCATCGATTTTGTCGCGCCCTCGGACATGATGGACGGGCGCATCGGCGCCATCCGCGCGGCGCTGGAGCAAGCCGGGCACATCCACACGCGCATCCTTGCCTATTCGGCCAAGTACGCATCCAGTTTCTACGGCCCGTTCCGCGATGCGGTCGGTTCGGCCGGCCATCTCGGCAAGGGCGGCAAGCACACCTACCAGATGGACATCGGCAACAGCGACGAGGCGTTGCGCGAGGTCGAGCTGGACATCGCCGAGGGCGCCGACGCGGTAATGGTCAAGCCCGGCTTGCCGTATCTGGATGTCTTGTATCGCGTGAAGCAGCGCTTCGGCATGCCCACCTTCGTGTACCAGGTCAGCGGCGAGTACGCGATGCTGAAAGCCGCCGCGCAACACGGCTGGCTCGACGAGAAGGCGGTGGTGCTGGAAACCCTCACCGCGTTCAAGCGCGCCGGCGCCGATGCCATCCTCAGCTATTACGCGCTGGATGCCGCGCGCTGGCTGCGCGCGGGCTGA
- a CDS encoding S10 family peptidase yields the protein MKRNLALLLAGTALSLSLGVSAADAPAKPETQSAAAHVAPPKDEKSVTHGSVTINGKRIDYTATAGTIILKNKEGKPTGSMFYVAYVKNGVRDPSTRPIAFLYNGGPGSSSVWLHMGAFGPVRVISGDARHTPPAPYNVVNNNDSLLDVSDLVFIDAMGTGFSRIIGKDQGGVGTPKDFYGVNADGKAFTQFISDYVSRNDRWNSPKYLIGESYGTTRSAVLVNDLQQQGMDFNGVVLMSSILNFETDSFNPGNDLPYISFLPSYAAVACYHKVTQCPADLPAYLQQVKNFARGEYASALMLGSSLPAAEKAQIVQKLAQYTGLKPSYIEKADLRVSLFQFMAELQRSKDLVTGRLDGRYSGYAADQLAEYAFNDPQSDAITGAYTAAFNRYVRQTLHFGEDRNYIVLSDTVGRDWNWKHYGGRINWPGYTNVAPDLAAAMRYNPHLKVQIENGYYDLATPFYGTEYTVEHLGLPPALQKNITLNFYDCGHMLYEQPQSIKQLHANLVNFIRGSDQGNR from the coding sequence ATGAAACGTAACCTCGCCCTGCTGCTGGCCGGCACCGCGCTCTCCTTGAGCCTCGGCGTCAGTGCCGCCGACGCACCCGCCAAGCCCGAAACCCAGTCCGCCGCCGCACACGTGGCGCCGCCCAAGGACGAGAAATCGGTAACCCACGGCAGCGTCACCATCAACGGCAAGCGCATCGACTACACCGCCACCGCCGGCACCATCATCCTCAAGAACAAGGAAGGCAAGCCCACCGGCAGCATGTTCTACGTGGCCTATGTGAAGAACGGCGTGCGCGATCCGTCCACGCGGCCGATCGCGTTTCTGTACAACGGCGGCCCCGGCTCCTCCAGCGTGTGGCTGCACATGGGCGCGTTCGGCCCGGTGCGCGTGATCAGCGGCGATGCCCGCCACACGCCGCCGGCGCCGTACAACGTGGTCAACAACAATGACTCGCTGCTGGACGTCAGCGACCTGGTGTTCATCGATGCCATGGGCACTGGCTTCAGCCGCATCATCGGCAAGGACCAGGGTGGCGTCGGCACGCCCAAGGATTTCTACGGCGTCAACGCCGATGGCAAGGCTTTCACCCAGTTCATCAGCGACTACGTCTCGCGCAACGACCGCTGGAACTCGCCCAAGTACCTGATCGGCGAAAGCTACGGCACCACACGCTCGGCGGTGCTGGTCAACGACCTGCAGCAGCAGGGCATGGACTTCAATGGCGTCGTGCTGATGTCCTCGATCCTCAACTTCGAGACGGACAGCTTCAACCCGGGCAACGATCTGCCCTACATCAGCTTCCTGCCCAGCTACGCCGCGGTGGCCTGCTACCACAAGGTCACGCAGTGCCCGGCTGATCTGCCCGCCTACCTGCAACAGGTGAAGAACTTCGCGCGCGGCGAATACGCCAGTGCGCTGATGCTGGGATCCTCGCTGCCGGCTGCCGAAAAAGCGCAGATCGTGCAGAAGCTGGCGCAATACACCGGCCTCAAGCCGAGCTACATCGAGAAAGCCGACCTGCGCGTCAGCCTGTTCCAGTTCATGGCCGAGCTGCAGCGCAGCAAGGATCTGGTCACCGGACGTCTGGACGGCCGTTACTCGGGCTATGCCGCCGACCAGCTGGCCGAGTATGCGTTCAATGATCCGCAAAGCGACGCCATCACCGGCGCCTACACCGCCGCGTTCAACCGCTATGTGCGGCAAACGCTGCACTTCGGCGAGGATCGCAACTACATCGTGCTCAGCGACACGGTGGGTCGCGACTGGAACTGGAAGCACTACGGCGGCCGCATCAACTGGCCGGGCTACACCAACGTCGCGCCCGATCTGGCCGCGGCCATGCGCTACAACCCGCACCTGAAGGTGCAGATCGAAAACGGCTACTACGACCTGGCCACGCCGTTCTACGGCACCGAGTACACCGTCGAACATCTCGGCCTGCCACCGGCACTGCAGAAGAACATCACGCTGAACTTCTACGACTGCGGCCACATGCTGTACGAGCAGCCGCAGTCGATCAAGCAGCTGCATGCCAACCTGGTCAACTTCATCCGCGGCAGCGACCAGGGCAATCGCTGA
- a CDS encoding S10 family peptidase — protein MKTIIQQAVLGAVLIAALPLLVPVARAAAKPAVAKTVKAAKPAPLPIPKARSVVTHHSVVIDGQRIDYTATAGTLLLYDAKHQATASVFYIAYTKDGVRDPARRPITFAYNGGPGFASALVDVGGFGPRRLVWPAPGDAKAAQPPYRLVPNADSILKSTDLVFIDAVGTGYSRIVGYGMPKMFYGINGDAHAFSQFIQRYVQQSGRFQSPKFLLGESYGTTRSAVLARDLVGKGVYLDGVILCSTVLDFATLNTNPGNDLPYELYLPSYAAVAWYHHRLHPQPPDLPAFVHQVEQFAGGAYAHALFQGAALPAAEKARIAAQLARYTGLPVALWLRADLRMPLSVFQRNLLGDGYSTGRFDARFITPELQPLDPESGGSAAGAATTAIWGALSTRFDDYLRNSLHYRSQHLYVQTSGTVFKAWDWGRYTPPLSALAQGVGSGKTLGRVRNVAPALARAMSNDPAMQLLLNNGWFDLATPFDATNYTIAHMGLPQALQGNIHEDYYKVGHMLYLNPAVLPQLAHNIDAFITHAAARG, from the coding sequence ATGAAGACCATCATCCAGCAGGCTGTGCTCGGCGCAGTGCTGATCGCGGCCCTGCCGCTGCTCGTGCCCGTTGCGCGCGCGGCCGCGAAACCCGCGGTCGCGAAGACCGTCAAAGCCGCCAAGCCGGCGCCGCTGCCGATTCCCAAGGCGCGCAGCGTGGTCACCCATCACAGCGTGGTGATCGATGGTCAGCGCATCGACTACACCGCCACGGCCGGCACGCTGCTGCTGTATGACGCCAAGCATCAAGCCACGGCCAGCGTGTTCTATATCGCCTACACCAAGGACGGCGTGCGCGATCCGGCGCGGCGCCCGATCACCTTTGCCTACAACGGCGGTCCGGGTTTTGCTTCGGCGCTGGTGGATGTTGGCGGTTTCGGCCCACGCCGGCTGGTGTGGCCGGCGCCGGGCGATGCCAAGGCGGCGCAGCCGCCGTACCGGTTGGTGCCCAACGCCGACAGCATTCTGAAAAGCACCGACCTGGTATTCATCGATGCGGTCGGCACCGGCTACAGCCGCATCGTCGGTTACGGCATGCCGAAGATGTTCTACGGCATCAACGGTGACGCGCACGCCTTCAGCCAGTTCATCCAGCGCTACGTGCAGCAGAGCGGGCGCTTCCAGTCGCCCAAGTTTCTGCTCGGCGAGAGCTACGGCACCACGCGCTCGGCAGTGCTGGCACGCGATCTGGTGGGCAAGGGCGTGTATCTGGATGGCGTGATCCTGTGCTCGACGGTGCTGGATTTCGCCACGCTCAATACCAATCCCGGCAACGATCTGCCCTATGAGCTGTATCTGCCCTCGTACGCGGCGGTGGCCTGGTACCACCATCGCCTGCACCCGCAGCCGCCGGATCTGCCGGCCTTCGTGCACCAGGTCGAGCAGTTCGCCGGTGGCGCCTACGCGCACGCGCTGTTCCAGGGCGCGGCGCTGCCCGCGGCCGAGAAGGCGCGCATCGCCGCGCAACTGGCGCGCTACACCGGCCTGCCGGTGGCGCTGTGGCTGCGTGCCGATCTGCGCATGCCGCTGTCGGTGTTTCAGCGCAATCTGCTGGGCGATGGCTATAGCACCGGCCGCTTCGACGCGCGTTTCATCACGCCGGAACTGCAGCCGCTCGATCCAGAATCAGGCGGCTCGGCCGCCGGCGCGGCAACCACCGCAATCTGGGGCGCGCTCAGTACCCGCTTCGATGATTACCTGCGGAACAGCCTGCATTACCGTAGCCAGCACTTGTATGTGCAAACCAGTGGCACGGTGTTCAAGGCCTGGGATTGGGGTCGCTACACGCCACCGCTGAGCGCACTGGCGCAGGGCGTCGGCAGCGGCAAGACCCTGGGCCGCGTGCGCAACGTGGCACCTGCGCTGGCGCGCGCCATGAGCAACGACCCAGCCATGCAATTGCTGCTCAACAACGGCTGGTTCGATCTGGCCACGCCATTCGACGCCACCAATTACACCATCGCACACATGGGTCTGCCGCAGGCTCTGCAAGGCAACATCCACGAGGACTACTACAAGGTTGGACACATGCTGTATCTGAATCCGGCCGTATTGCCGCAATTGGCGCACAACATCGACGCTTTCATCACCCATGCCGCCGCGCGCGGCTGA
- a CDS encoding putative 2OG-Fe(II) oxygenase, protein MSSTPPQAVRDAALLLRERRYAAARDLLQEHLAQTQASVQVLWLLGGACQELGDFDAARAAFAQLLQLDPRWVPARVALGELLARAGQIDAAERALRRALQDDPRFMRAALSLAQLLRHSGRGRDALPITQAAIAHSDDAALQLEHALALRTDQRDAEALALLQRIAAAHPRRADAAHYLALSLHGAGRYDAAIASAQRAMQLGLDDAETWGVLARALAAAHRLDEAEAAFHQGLQHDQDCAPLHEDYARLLWLRSGDLAHATAALDTALQRQPDHAALLALKAQLHGSAGDAQTAYALYARAAALPGAAAQLEVAAASAALKDVPARALAHARRAAARAPGLAQEALVQALLVRGELAEAAALLQRAQAARPDDQQLLALQAVLWRASGDARYRALYDYANVVRAWTLDTPPGWTSLDAYLDDLRATLRRLHILRGHPPDQSLRGGAQTMGDLARHDDPVIRAFFDHAIVGPLDRHLAVLGRGADALRRRNNGRWRVHSAWSVQLRAQGFHVDHVHPDGWLSSACYIDLPDAMGDAQPGVVGDDAQRAGWIRFGAVPLPLTPALPAEHYVRPAPGLLLLFPSYMWHGTVPFSGTRTRLTIAFDVLPG, encoded by the coding sequence ATGTCCAGCACCCCGCCCCAGGCCGTCCGCGATGCCGCACTGCTGTTGCGCGAACGCCGCTACGCCGCGGCGCGCGATCTGCTGCAAGAGCACCTGGCGCAAACGCAGGCCAGTGTGCAGGTACTGTGGCTGCTGGGCGGCGCCTGCCAGGAACTCGGTGATTTCGACGCCGCGCGCGCGGCCTTTGCGCAACTGCTGCAGCTCGACCCGCGCTGGGTGCCGGCGCGCGTGGCGCTGGGCGAGCTGTTGGCGCGCGCCGGACAAATCGATGCTGCCGAACGTGCACTGCGCCGTGCGCTGCAGGACGACCCGCGCTTCATGCGCGCCGCGCTCAGCCTGGCGCAATTGCTGCGCCACAGCGGGCGCGGGCGCGACGCGCTGCCAATCACCCAGGCGGCGATCGCGCATAGCGACGATGCGGCCCTGCAGCTGGAACACGCGCTGGCGCTGCGCACCGACCAGCGCGACGCCGAGGCGCTGGCGCTGCTGCAGCGCATCGCCGCCGCGCATCCCCGGCGTGCCGATGCCGCGCATTACCTGGCGCTGTCGCTGCACGGCGCCGGCCGCTACGACGCGGCCATCGCCAGCGCGCAGCGCGCCATGCAACTGGGCCTGGATGACGCCGAAACATGGGGTGTACTGGCGCGCGCACTGGCTGCCGCCCATCGTCTGGACGAAGCTGAGGCCGCGTTCCACCAGGGCCTGCAGCACGACCAGGACTGCGCGCCGCTGCACGAGGATTATGCGCGTCTGCTATGGCTGCGCAGCGGCGATCTGGCCCACGCCACCGCAGCGCTGGATACCGCGCTGCAACGCCAGCCCGACCATGCCGCGCTGCTCGCGCTCAAGGCGCAGTTGCACGGCAGCGCCGGCGACGCGCAGACCGCTTACGCCTTGTACGCGCGCGCCGCTGCGCTACCGGGTGCCGCTGCGCAACTCGAGGTCGCCGCTGCCAGCGCGGCGCTCAAGGATGTTCCCGCGCGCGCACTCGCGCATGCGCGCCGCGCCGCCGCACGCGCGCCCGGGCTGGCGCAAGAGGCGCTGGTCCAGGCTCTGCTGGTGCGCGGCGAACTCGCCGAAGCCGCCGCGCTGTTGCAGCGTGCGCAGGCCGCGCGTCCCGACGATCAGCAATTGCTGGCACTGCAGGCCGTGCTGTGGCGCGCCAGCGGCGACGCGCGCTATCGCGCGCTGTATGACTACGCCAACGTGGTGCGCGCGTGGACACTGGACACCCCACCCGGCTGGACAAGTCTCGACGCTTATCTCGATGACTTGCGCGCCACGCTGCGCCGCCTGCACATCCTGCGCGGACACCCGCCCGATCAATCGCTGCGCGGCGGCGCGCAGACCATGGGCGATCTGGCCCGGCATGACGATCCGGTGATCCGCGCGTTTTTCGATCACGCCATCGTCGGGCCACTCGATCGCCATCTGGCCGTGCTGGGCCGGGGCGCCGACGCACTGCGCCGGCGCAACAACGGGCGCTGGCGCGTGCACAGTGCGTGGTCGGTGCAACTGCGCGCGCAGGGCTTCCACGTCGATCACGTGCACCCCGACGGCTGGCTGTCCTCGGCGTGCTACATCGACTTGCCGGACGCCATGGGCGATGCGCAACCCGGCGTCGTGGGCGACGATGCGCAACGCGCCGGCTGGATACGCTTCGGCGCGGTGCCGCTGCCACTGACGCCGGCCTTGCCCGCCGAGCATTACGTGCGCCCCGCGCCTGGCCTGCTGCTGCTGTTTCCGTCGTATATGTGGCACGGCACCGTGCCCTTCAGCGGCACCCGCACACGGCTGACCATCGCCTTCGACGTGCTGCCGGGCTGA